CGAGCCGCGAGCAGGGCGGTCAAGGTGTAGTACTGATTCGCGGATCGGGTGGACAACGCCAGACGCATTACCCCACCCTTCGTGATCGCACCGCTGCTGCACGACGTGTCAGCAACGAAATCGCGTGTGCGCTACCGATGCCGGGTACCGAGCCTAGCGAACGCTTTCTGCACTGGCCACCCCAGGTTTTCTCAGTTTTTCCGCACACGACAATTCGACGGGTGTGGCGAATGGCCGGATTCGGTCACGCCGGGACGACGACGGTCAGCTCGTTGCCTGCCCGTTCGACGTGCATCCCGGCGCGGCGGGCCACGGCGGCGACCGCGGCCGCGTCACCGGGTTCGGACCGCGACGTCGCGAGCGCCCTGGCGAGCCGGCCCTTGTGCGCCTTGTTGAAATGTGTGACGACGGTTCGGCGGCCATCCGGGCGCTCGGCCAGCACGTCGACGCGTACCGCGCCGGGTAGCCGGCCCAGCGCCGCATACGAGCCGGACCGCAGGTCGACGATCAACTCGCCGGCGGCCATCTCGGCCAGCACCGGCTCGAGGACCGGACGCCACCGGGCCGCGAGTGTCGTGCTGCCGGGCAGTTTGGACGTGGCCGACAGCCGGTAGGCCGGAATCAGGTCGTCGGCGCGCAGCACCCCGAACAAGGCGGATCCCACCGCCAGCCGAGCGTGGGCTCGCGCCTTCGCGGCGCCGCGCAGCGACTCCACATCCAGGGCGTCGTAGAGCACGCCGGTGTAGCGGACGATGGCCGGCAGCGTCGGGGAGGTCAGCAGCGCGGCATTGCGGTCGATCTCGGCGTCCTGCGCGGGGGAGATCCCCAGCGCCGCCCGGCACGCCTCGGGATCGGCGGCCAGCGTGACGAGTTCGTCGAGCAGGTCCCGGCGCAGCGGACCCAATGCCGGATTGCTCAGACCGTCGAGTCGCAGCGGGGGGCCGTCCCCGCCACTGCGTTTGGTTTCCGACGGCGGAAGCAGAACGATCACGGTGCAGACGGTAGCGGGGACTCCGCGGCGCCTGTACCTGGCCCCGGCGCGACGCTGATAAGTTTGGCGGTCAGTGTTTTGACACAACAGGACACGACTCACCAGCAGCGCATCGAGGGGTGAAGGTGGCGTCGGCCGAACAGCCGAACCCTGACGACGAACTCCGGCAACTGTGGCAACTCGTCAACCATCTGCCGGGCATCGTCGGATATTGGGATCGCAATCTCCGCAACGTGATTGCCAATGATGCCTACCTGCAGTACTTCGCGATGGCGCCGCATCAGGTGCACGGCAGGCATATCCGCGAGGTGTTGGGCGAAACCGTCTACGCGCTGAACCTGCCCTACATCATGGGCGCCCTCGCCGGCCACGAGCAGCTGTTCGAGCGCGAGCTCGTCGGCCTGGGCGGTGTCACCCGGCGCACCCTGCTCTCCTACGTCCCCAACATCGTCGACGGCGAAGTGCACGGCTTCTACGTTCAGGGCACCGACCTGACCGAGGAGGCGCAAGCCGAGCGCACCCTCGATGACGCGCGACGGCTGTTCGAGGTCAGCATGGCCAACGCCCCGTACGGAAAAGCGGTCGCGATGAAGACCGGCGAGATGTTGCTCGCCAACCCGGCGTTGTGCGAGTTGATCGGCTACGGCGCACCCGAACTCGTCGGCCGCGATTACCGCGAGTTCGTCCACCCCGACGACATTGCCGCCGGTGAGCAGGAGATGGCTGCACTACTGGCCGGGACGGTCACCCAGGTCTCCTCCGAGCGCCGTTACATCCGCCGCGACGGCAGCGTGATCTGGATGCAGCGCAGCGCAGTCCTGGTGCCGGGCCGATTGCCGGGAGCCGAGGACCTCGTCATCGCGCAGTTCCAGGACGTCACCGCGCGGCGGGTCGCCGAAGCCGAGCTGGCCCGGCTGGCCGTCACCGATCAACTCACCGGGCTCTACAACCGTCGGGCTCTGGTCAGTCGCGTCGCCCAACAGCAGAGCGCCCGGCCGGCGACTCCGGTCGGCATGATCTTCATCGACCTGGACGGCTTCAAACATGTCAACGACTCGCACGGGCACGCCGCCGGTGACGTCGTTCTCGCCGAGGTTGCCCGACGATTGAAAAATGCTGTCGACGAACCGAATTCGGCGTATCGCCTGGGCGGCGACGAGTTCGTCGTCCTGCTGCCGGACGCCGCACAGGACGACGAGGTGCGCGTCCTGTCGGTGGCCGTGCGCTCGGCGCTGACCGGCCGCTACACCGCCGACTCGAGCGAATTCGACCTCACCGCGTCGGTGGGGTGGACGTGGGGTCACGCAGAGACCGCCGAGGAGCTCATTCGGAAGGCCGACATCGACATGTATCGGCACAAGGCACGGCTTCGCCAATCCGCCGATCGGCGCGACCGCGACGTCTGATAGACCCTCAGCGTGAAGGCAATCAGCAGCGATATCTGGAATGTGATGTCGACGGCCAGAACCATCAGGCGGTTCACCTCCGAGCCGGTCGACGACGCGACGCTGAGCCGCTGCCTGCAGGCCGCGACGTGGGCACCCTCGGGTGCCAATGCCCAGGGCTGGCGATTCGTGGTGCTGCGTTCGCCCGAACAGCGGGAGGTGGTCGCCGCAGCGGCAGCTCGGGCCCTGGAGGTCATCGAGCCGGTGTACGGGATGAGCCGCCCCGCGCCGGAGGACACCGGAAGACAGGCTCGCAACAACCGCGCGACCTACGAATTGCACGACCGCGCAGGTGAATTCACGTCCGTACTGTTCGCCCAGCAGCACTATCCGACCGCCTCGGAGTTGCTGCTCGGCGGATCGATCTTCCCGGCGATGCAGAACTTCCTGCTCGCCGCCCGCGCTCAAGGACTCGGCGCGTGTCCCACCGGTTGGGCCTCCTACGGCGGTGCGGAACTGTTGCGCGAGGCGGTCGGCGTGCCCGACGACTGGCTGATCGCCGGCCACGTCGTCGTCGGCTGGCCGCGGGGCAGGCATGGGCCGCTGCGGCGCCGGCCGCTGTCGGCCGCGGTCAACCTGGACCGGTGGGACGCACCGGCTGATCACCTGCTGGCCGCCCTCGCGCAGGACGAGCCTCAGCCGTAGGCGAGCAGCAGCGGCACCCGCTGTTCGGCACTGGTCAGCGAGCCGTGCTGGCCGATCAGCGCCGACTCCATCGGTTCGGCCGTCCGTCGCACCAGTGCGGCGCGGTCACGCGTGGCGGCCACCACATCACCGATGCGGGCACGCGCCCGGTCGTCGACCGCGTCACCGAACCAGCCTGCGGTGATGGCCTCGTCGCGCGTCACCACCCAGGCATGCTCGGCCAGCGTCTCGCGCCAGGTGGTCAGGACATCGGCGCCCGCCCCGTCGCGCACGTAGACATGACGGGCCCGCGCCTCGCCGCCGATCGCCGCCACACCGTCGAGCAGATCCGTGGCGGCGTCGAGGTCCACGGTCGCCGCGCCGTCGACGGCCACCATGCCGTGATCGGCGACCACCGCCAGCAGCCCGCCGGCCGGCAGAGCTTCCACGACGGACTCCACCAGCCGGTCCACCTGCCGCAGTTCCATCCGCCACGCGGGGGAGCCGGGTCCGTAGAGATGGCCCATCAGGTCGAGATCCGCGTGGTATCCGTAGCAGAAGCCACCGCCGCCGATCGTGGCGCGGACTTCGGCGGCCAGATCGCCCAGCCCGATCACCCCGACGTAGCGGCCACCGCGCAGCACCGCCCGGGTCAGCCCGGAGCCGGTGAATTCCGCGCCGGAAATCACGCTGACCGCCATGCCCGCTGATGCGGCGCGTTCAAAATTCGTTGGCAGCGGCTGAATCTCCTCCGGAACAGCGGTCTGGCGCGCGTCCTCGCCCCACGGGTGTGGACGCCACCGCAGTGCGTTGATGATGCCGATCTCGGGAAGCCGGAAGGACAGGCCGACCATGCCGTGGCCGCCCGACGGCAGCCCGGTGCCCACCGCCGCCAGACCCGCTGCCGTGGTCGACGGGAAGCCCACATGCAGCGTGCGGCCCCGCATCCCGGCCAGCACCGGGGCATCCTCGGCGTAGGTGTCGAGCAACTCGGCGCCCAGACCGTCGATCAGCAGCACGCAGGCTCCGGCGACGGGTCCGGCCAATCCGATGCGCGGTTCGAAGCCGGCCACGCCCATCGCGGCCAGCACCGAGGGCACCACGTCGGCCAGGTGTGGGGTGTCAGCATCGACGCGGGGCAGGATCACGGCTTCGAGCCTGCCATGTCCTCAGGGTTTGCCGAAACCGGCTTTCGTCAAGATCTCCTGGCCGGCCGGACCGGTCACCAGATCCACGAATTTGCCTGCCAGAGTTGGATTGCCGGCGTGCGCGAGGGTGGCGATCGGATAGGTGTTGACCGCGCCGGCCGCTTCGGGGAACGACACCGCCAGAACCTTGTCGGCGGCGCCCGCGGTATCGGTGACGTAGACCAGCCCGGCGTCGGCCTGACCGCTGGTGATCTTGTTCAGCACGTCGGTGACCGAGGACTCCTCGCTCACCGGAGTCAGTTTCACCCCGGTCTTGTTCTCCACATTCTGGGTGGCCGATCCGCACGGCACCTGGGGTGCGCACACCACGACAGCGAGGCCCGGTGTGGCCAGGTCCTGAAACGTCTTGATGCCCTTCGGGTTTCCGGGAGCGACGGCGATGGTCAAGGTGTTGGAGGCGAAGTTGACCGGCGGCCCGGCGAGCAGCCCGGCTTGGCCGGCTTTGTCCATGTTCTTGGTGTCGGCGGAGGCGAAGACGTCGGCGGGGCGCCCTGGGTCAGCTGGGTCACCAGATCGGAGGAACCCGCGAACGAGAACTCCACGGAGGCACCGGGATTGTCCTTGCTGAACCGATCGCCGATGGCGGTGAAGCTCTTCTTCAACGACGCGGCGGCGAAGACGATGATCGTGTGGTTCCCCGGCGAGGTCGTCGTGGACGACGATTGCTGTGACGGGGAACTGCAGCCGGCGATGAGAAGCAGACCGGCGGCAAGCGCCGGCATCAGACGTGTGATCACTGTGCTCCTGACGTTTCGACGATCACCGTGGTGGCCTTGACGACCGCCACCGCGACGCTTCCCGGTTCGAGGTTCAGGTCCCGCACGGCCTCGCTGCTCATCAGCGAGACGACGGTGAACGGTCCGCACTGCATCTCCACCTGAGCCATCACCGTGTCGGTGACCACTTTGGTGACCAGTCCGGCGAACCGATTGCGGGCGGAGCTGGCGACCGACAGCGGGTCCTTCGGGGCCGCGGCGGCGCTCTTGCGGGAGTGGGCCGCCAGCGCGGCTCCGTCGACGGTTTTGCGGCCGGACTGGTCGTTGCCGGTCGGCAGGTCGCCGTCGTCGATCCACCGCCGGATGGTGTCGTCGCTGACGCCGAGCAGCTCGGCGGCCTCTCGAATTCGCAGCATCGGCACGGCCGAACACTAGCGGATTTTATCCGCACCCGCGGATTCAACCGCTGGTTTCAGCCGCAGTTGAGGAAACAGTGTGGGTAAGCCGGTGCAGTTACACCGGCGTCGTAGGGTGTGGCCGTGCGACTCATGCGCGGTGGCGCACCGCTGGCGGCGACACTGGCGCTGGGACTGCTTGCTCCGCAGCCCGCCAACGCCGATCCGAACGCGTTGTGGCGGATCGTCCACGACCAGTGCGTCGTCGATGTTCAGCAGCACCACGACCCCGCGCCGTGTTCCCGCGTCGACCTCAGCCGCGGCGAGAACGGCGGCTATGCGGTGCTCAAGGACATCGTCGGAGACCGGCAATACCTGCTGATCCCGACCGCCCGCATCCCGGGTATCGAAAGTCCCGAGCTGCGGGAACCCAACGCCACCAACTACTTCGGCGCGGCGTGGCAGTCCCGGTCG
This is a stretch of genomic DNA from Mycobacterium sp. ELW1. It encodes these proteins:
- a CDS encoding diguanylate cyclase — translated: MASAEQPNPDDELRQLWQLVNHLPGIVGYWDRNLRNVIANDAYLQYFAMAPHQVHGRHIREVLGETVYALNLPYIMGALAGHEQLFERELVGLGGVTRRTLLSYVPNIVDGEVHGFYVQGTDLTEEAQAERTLDDARRLFEVSMANAPYGKAVAMKTGEMLLANPALCELIGYGAPELVGRDYREFVHPDDIAAGEQEMAALLAGTVTQVSSERRYIRRDGSVIWMQRSAVLVPGRLPGAEDLVIAQFQDVTARRVAEAELARLAVTDQLTGLYNRRALVSRVAQQQSARPATPVGMIFIDLDGFKHVNDSHGHAAGDVVLAEVARRLKNAVDEPNSAYRLGGDEFVVLLPDAAQDDEVRVLSVAVRSALTGRYTADSSEFDLTASVGWTWGHAETAEELIRKADIDMYRHKARLRQSADRRDRDV
- a CDS encoding nitroreductase family protein gives rise to the protein MSTARTIRRFTSEPVDDATLSRCLQAATWAPSGANAQGWRFVVLRSPEQREVVAAAAARALEVIEPVYGMSRPAPEDTGRQARNNRATYELHDRAGEFTSVLFAQQHYPTASELLLGGSIFPAMQNFLLAARAQGLGACPTGWASYGGAELLREAVGVPDDWLIAGHVVVGWPRGRHGPLRRRPLSAAVNLDRWDAPADHLLAALAQDEPQP
- a CDS encoding nucleotide pyrophosphatase/phosphodiesterase family protein — its product is MILPRVDADTPHLADVVPSVLAAMGVAGFEPRIGLAGPVAGACVLLIDGLGAELLDTYAEDAPVLAGMRGRTLHVGFPSTTAAGLAAVGTGLPSGGHGMVGLSFRLPEIGIINALRWRPHPWGEDARQTAVPEEIQPLPTNFERAASAGMAVSVISGAEFTGSGLTRAVLRGGRYVGVIGLGDLAAEVRATIGGGGFCYGYHADLDLMGHLYGPGSPAWRMELRQVDRLVESVVEALPAGGLLAVVADHGMVAVDGAATVDLDAATDLLDGVAAIGGEARARHVYVRDGAGADVLTTWRETLAEHAWVVTRDEAITAGWFGDAVDDRARARIGDVVAATRDRAALVRRTAEPMESALIGQHGSLTSAEQRVPLLLAYG
- a CDS encoding TOBE domain-containing protein, which produces MPMLRIREAAELLGVSDDTIRRWIDDGDLPTGNDQSGRKTVDGAALAAHSRKSAAAAPKDPLSVASSARNRFAGLVTKVVTDTVMAQVEMQCGPFTVVSLMSSEAVRDLNLEPGSVAVAVVKATTVIVETSGAQ
- the yaaA gene encoding peroxide stress protein YaaA; protein product: MIVLLPPSETKRSGGDGPPLRLDGLSNPALGPLRRDLLDELVTLAADPEACRAALGISPAQDAEIDRNAALLTSPTLPAIVRYTGVLYDALDVESLRGAAKARAHARLAVGSALFGVLRADDLIPAYRLSATSKLPGSTTLAARWRPVLEPVLAEMAAGELIVDLRSGSYAALGRLPGAVRVDVLAERPDGRRTVVTHFNKAHKGRLARALATSRSEPGDAAAVAAVARRAGMHVERAGNELTVVVPA